Proteins co-encoded in one Solea senegalensis isolate Sse05_10M linkage group LG8, IFAPA_SoseM_1, whole genome shotgun sequence genomic window:
- the igsf5b gene encoding immunoglobulin superfamily member 5 isoform X4: protein MVVHLLVLLLSLRIQALGAQLKLSPDTLTVLRGGEAQFTCSTSHTQWAVMVWLLNGTVALTISKVHGVLRSTNGNVTAKPGSDSKGDSWVFVLKNTERTDEGPVTCDLQGIERTSANLVVQEKGTVKVSGDNKLAFKGQSVLFECQAEGWHPEPRLQWQVNNKTVSQREYNISSEESGKSLFTVSSNLSVMAAKSSHVDCLASVSALPKPLQSGVRLTVVAEVVQEEHDCTVPLAVTGAVSAVLLLLLCISIILCYRQKRRANPSPQGTTWLDQSVFGRDLVAEATRGKVNLGYSSDGPTGP from the exons ATGGTGGTTCATCTGTTGGTGCTCCTACTTTCACTCAGGATTCAGG CATTAGGAGCTCAGTTGAAGCTGTCACCTGACACACTAACTGTCCTGCGAGGGGGGGAGGCCCAGTTTACCTGTAGCACCTCACACACCCAGTGGGCCGTGATGGTGTGGCTGCTGAATGGCACAGTGGCACTCACCATCTCTAAGGTGCACGGAGTCCTGCGGTCCACCAACGGTAATGTGACAGCCAAGCCCGGCTCCGACTCAAAGGGTGACAGCTGGGTGTTTGTCCTGAAGAACACGGAGAGGACCGACGAGGGACCAGTGACCTGTGATCTTCAGGGAATTGAAAGGACATCAGCCAATCTAGTTGTACAAG AAAAAGGCACCGTCAAAGTCTCCGGGGACAACAAGTTGGCTTTCAAGGGGCAGTCAGTGCTATTTGAATGCCAAGCAGAAGGATGGCACCCTGAACCCCGTCTGCAGTGGCAGGTGAATAACAAAACG GTGAGCCAGCGTGAATACAACATCAGCAGTGAAGAGTCGGGGAAGAGCCTCTTCACTGTGAGCAGCAACCTCAGTGTGATGGCAGCAAAGAGCTCTCATGTGGACTGTCTGGCCTCTGTGTCTGCTCTCCCCAAACCACTGCAGAGCGGCGTCCGTCTGACAGTGG TTGCAGAGGTGGTACAGGAGGAACACGACTGCACAGTCCCGCTGGCGGTAACAGGCGCCGtctctgctgtgctgctcctcctgctctgcaTCTCCATTATCCTGTGCTACAGACAAAAGAGACGAGCAA ATCCAAGCCCACAGGGGACCACGTG GCTCGACCAATCAGTGTTTGGGAGAGACTTGGTTGCTGAGGCGACGAGGGGGAAGGTCAACCTGGGATATTCTAGTGATGGCCCCACAG GCCCCTGA
- the igsf5b gene encoding immunoglobulin superfamily member 5 isoform X2, producing MVVHLLVLLLSLRIQALGAQLKLSPDTLTVLRGGEAQFTCSTSHTQWAVMVWLLNGTVALTISKVHGVLRSTNGNVTAKPGSDSKGDSWVFVLKNTERTDEGPVTCDLQGIERTSANLVVQEKGTVKVSGDNKLAFKGQSVLFECQAEGWHPEPRLQWQVNNKTVSQREYNISSEESGKSLFTVSSNLSVMAAKSSHVDCLASVSALPKPLQSGVRLTVVAEVVQEEHDCTVPLAVTGAVSAVLLLLLCISIILCYRQKRRANPSPQGTTWLDQSVFGRDLVAEATRGKVNLGYSSDGPTDADYNDLIMEIRRKMDFASFRRAPDVVHSSSQSLHTEGQVQVCVSEENTEENAKNVRRITTV from the exons ATGGTGGTTCATCTGTTGGTGCTCCTACTTTCACTCAGGATTCAGG CATTAGGAGCTCAGTTGAAGCTGTCACCTGACACACTAACTGTCCTGCGAGGGGGGGAGGCCCAGTTTACCTGTAGCACCTCACACACCCAGTGGGCCGTGATGGTGTGGCTGCTGAATGGCACAGTGGCACTCACCATCTCTAAGGTGCACGGAGTCCTGCGGTCCACCAACGGTAATGTGACAGCCAAGCCCGGCTCCGACTCAAAGGGTGACAGCTGGGTGTTTGTCCTGAAGAACACGGAGAGGACCGACGAGGGACCAGTGACCTGTGATCTTCAGGGAATTGAAAGGACATCAGCCAATCTAGTTGTACAAG AAAAAGGCACCGTCAAAGTCTCCGGGGACAACAAGTTGGCTTTCAAGGGGCAGTCAGTGCTATTTGAATGCCAAGCAGAAGGATGGCACCCTGAACCCCGTCTGCAGTGGCAGGTGAATAACAAAACG GTGAGCCAGCGTGAATACAACATCAGCAGTGAAGAGTCGGGGAAGAGCCTCTTCACTGTGAGCAGCAACCTCAGTGTGATGGCAGCAAAGAGCTCTCATGTGGACTGTCTGGCCTCTGTGTCTGCTCTCCCCAAACCACTGCAGAGCGGCGTCCGTCTGACAGTGG TTGCAGAGGTGGTACAGGAGGAACACGACTGCACAGTCCCGCTGGCGGTAACAGGCGCCGtctctgctgtgctgctcctcctgctctgcaTCTCCATTATCCTGTGCTACAGACAAAAGAGACGAGCAA ATCCAAGCCCACAGGGGACCACGTG GCTCGACCAATCAGTGTTTGGGAGAGACTTGGTTGCTGAGGCGACGAGGGGGAAGGTCAACCTGGGATATTCTAGTGATGGCCCCACAG ACGCAGATTACAACGATCTTATCATGGAAATTCGTAGAAAGATGGACTTTGCCAGCTTTCGTAGG GCCCCTGATGTTGTGCACTCCAGCAGCCAGTCTCTGCACACTGAGGGCCaggtccaggtgtgtgtgtcagaggaaaacacagaggaaaacgCCAAGAACGTCAGGAGAATTACTACAGTTtga
- the igsf5b gene encoding immunoglobulin superfamily member 5 isoform X3 produces MVVHLLVLLLSLRIQALGAQLKLSPDTLTVLRGGEAQFTCSTSHTQWAVMVWLLNGTVALTISKVHGVLRSTNGNVTAKPGSDSKGDSWVFVLKNTERTDEGPVTCDLQGIERTSANLVVQEKGTVKVSGDNKLAFKGQSVLFECQAEGWHPEPRLQWQVNNKTVSQREYNISSEESGKSLFTVSSNLSVMAAKSSHVDCLASVSALPKPLQSGVRLTVVAEVVQEEHDCTVPLAVTGAVSAVLLLLLCISIILCYRQKRRANPSPQGTTWLDQSVFGRDLVAEATRGKVNLGYSSDGPTAGP; encoded by the exons ATGGTGGTTCATCTGTTGGTGCTCCTACTTTCACTCAGGATTCAGG CATTAGGAGCTCAGTTGAAGCTGTCACCTGACACACTAACTGTCCTGCGAGGGGGGGAGGCCCAGTTTACCTGTAGCACCTCACACACCCAGTGGGCCGTGATGGTGTGGCTGCTGAATGGCACAGTGGCACTCACCATCTCTAAGGTGCACGGAGTCCTGCGGTCCACCAACGGTAATGTGACAGCCAAGCCCGGCTCCGACTCAAAGGGTGACAGCTGGGTGTTTGTCCTGAAGAACACGGAGAGGACCGACGAGGGACCAGTGACCTGTGATCTTCAGGGAATTGAAAGGACATCAGCCAATCTAGTTGTACAAG AAAAAGGCACCGTCAAAGTCTCCGGGGACAACAAGTTGGCTTTCAAGGGGCAGTCAGTGCTATTTGAATGCCAAGCAGAAGGATGGCACCCTGAACCCCGTCTGCAGTGGCAGGTGAATAACAAAACG GTGAGCCAGCGTGAATACAACATCAGCAGTGAAGAGTCGGGGAAGAGCCTCTTCACTGTGAGCAGCAACCTCAGTGTGATGGCAGCAAAGAGCTCTCATGTGGACTGTCTGGCCTCTGTGTCTGCTCTCCCCAAACCACTGCAGAGCGGCGTCCGTCTGACAGTGG TTGCAGAGGTGGTACAGGAGGAACACGACTGCACAGTCCCGCTGGCGGTAACAGGCGCCGtctctgctgtgctgctcctcctgctctgcaTCTCCATTATCCTGTGCTACAGACAAAAGAGACGAGCAA ATCCAAGCCCACAGGGGACCACGTG GCTCGACCAATCAGTGTTTGGGAGAGACTTGGTTGCTGAGGCGACGAGGGGGAAGGTCAACCTGGGATATTCTAGTGATGGCCCCACAG CAGGCCCCTGA
- the igsf5b gene encoding immunoglobulin superfamily member 5 isoform X1, translated as MVVHLLVLLLSLRIQALGAQLKLSPDTLTVLRGGEAQFTCSTSHTQWAVMVWLLNGTVALTISKVHGVLRSTNGNVTAKPGSDSKGDSWVFVLKNTERTDEGPVTCDLQGIERTSANLVVQEKGTVKVSGDNKLAFKGQSVLFECQAEGWHPEPRLQWQVNNKTVSQREYNISSEESGKSLFTVSSNLSVMAAKSSHVDCLASVSALPKPLQSGVRLTVVAEVVQEEHDCTVPLAVTGAVSAVLLLLLCISIILCYRQKRRANPSPQGTTWLDQSVFGRDLVAEATRGKVNLGYSSDGPTDADYNDLIMEIRRKMDFASFRRQAPDVVHSSSQSLHTEGQVQVCVSEENTEENAKNVRRITTV; from the exons ATGGTGGTTCATCTGTTGGTGCTCCTACTTTCACTCAGGATTCAGG CATTAGGAGCTCAGTTGAAGCTGTCACCTGACACACTAACTGTCCTGCGAGGGGGGGAGGCCCAGTTTACCTGTAGCACCTCACACACCCAGTGGGCCGTGATGGTGTGGCTGCTGAATGGCACAGTGGCACTCACCATCTCTAAGGTGCACGGAGTCCTGCGGTCCACCAACGGTAATGTGACAGCCAAGCCCGGCTCCGACTCAAAGGGTGACAGCTGGGTGTTTGTCCTGAAGAACACGGAGAGGACCGACGAGGGACCAGTGACCTGTGATCTTCAGGGAATTGAAAGGACATCAGCCAATCTAGTTGTACAAG AAAAAGGCACCGTCAAAGTCTCCGGGGACAACAAGTTGGCTTTCAAGGGGCAGTCAGTGCTATTTGAATGCCAAGCAGAAGGATGGCACCCTGAACCCCGTCTGCAGTGGCAGGTGAATAACAAAACG GTGAGCCAGCGTGAATACAACATCAGCAGTGAAGAGTCGGGGAAGAGCCTCTTCACTGTGAGCAGCAACCTCAGTGTGATGGCAGCAAAGAGCTCTCATGTGGACTGTCTGGCCTCTGTGTCTGCTCTCCCCAAACCACTGCAGAGCGGCGTCCGTCTGACAGTGG TTGCAGAGGTGGTACAGGAGGAACACGACTGCACAGTCCCGCTGGCGGTAACAGGCGCCGtctctgctgtgctgctcctcctgctctgcaTCTCCATTATCCTGTGCTACAGACAAAAGAGACGAGCAA ATCCAAGCCCACAGGGGACCACGTG GCTCGACCAATCAGTGTTTGGGAGAGACTTGGTTGCTGAGGCGACGAGGGGGAAGGTCAACCTGGGATATTCTAGTGATGGCCCCACAG ACGCAGATTACAACGATCTTATCATGGAAATTCGTAGAAAGATGGACTTTGCCAGCTTTCGTAGG CAGGCCCCTGATGTTGTGCACTCCAGCAGCCAGTCTCTGCACACTGAGGGCCaggtccaggtgtgtgtgtcagaggaaaacacagaggaaaacgCCAAGAACGTCAGGAGAATTACTACAGTTtga